The Amycolatopsis sp. 195334CR genome window below encodes:
- a CDS encoding YdcF family protein: MTVDTATIPEAVRADVEALWEFLRIDDEIEPVDVAIGLGCHDPGVAVYTAELFLRGVCPLIVFTGANAPTTIGRFPRGEAVHFREIAVEHGVAEQSILVEPAAKHTADNIDFSRELLREHGVQVGSVLITCRPYHQRRAYATAAKRWPDVEIRCSADQRPLPAYTAGIGDATLVIDMLVGEAQRLTRYAELGHTITQEVPAEVTTAYQRLAAAGYTSRLLP, from the coding sequence GTGACCGTCGACACCGCCACCATTCCCGAAGCCGTCCGCGCCGACGTCGAGGCGTTGTGGGAGTTCCTCCGGATCGACGACGAGATCGAACCGGTGGACGTGGCGATCGGGCTCGGCTGCCACGACCCGGGTGTCGCGGTGTACACGGCCGAGTTGTTCCTGCGCGGGGTGTGCCCACTGATCGTGTTCACCGGGGCCAACGCCCCCACCACGATCGGGCGGTTCCCGCGCGGGGAGGCGGTGCACTTCCGCGAGATCGCCGTCGAGCACGGGGTGGCGGAGCAGTCGATCCTGGTCGAACCCGCCGCCAAGCACACCGCGGACAACATCGACTTCAGCCGCGAACTGCTGCGCGAGCACGGCGTCCAGGTCGGCTCGGTGCTGATCACCTGCCGCCCGTACCACCAGCGCCGCGCCTACGCCACGGCCGCGAAGCGGTGGCCCGACGTGGAGATCCGCTGCTCCGCCGACCAGCGCCCGCTGCCCGCCTACACCGCCGGCATCGGGGACGCGACGCTGGTGATCGACATGCTGGTCGGCGAGGCGCAGCGCCTGACCCGGTACGCCGAACTGGGCCACACCATCACCCAGGAGGTACCCGCCGAGGTGACCACCGCCTACCAGCGGCTGGCGGCGGCCGGGTACACCTCGCGCCTGCTCCCGTGA
- a CDS encoding acyl-CoA dehydrogenase family protein, translating to MINLEVPAKARALVNQAYQAAAEVFRPISRKYDRAEHAYPSELDMFAALLDGLNSSGEGGAGAAGVRRDEKADKKASGNRNGANLNVALGTIEMCWGDVGLLLSMPRQGLGNAAIASVANEEQLGRFAKIWAAMAITEPDCGSDSAAINTTARLDGDAYVLNGEKIFVTSGERADAVVVWATLDKSKGRAAIKSFVVEKGTPGFEVVRLEHKLGIRASDTAVLRFDNCRVPKENLLGTPEIDTKKGFAGVMQTFDNTRPLVAAMAVGVARAALEETARILAEAGVTVDYDKPAHHQHAAAATYLELESDYESAYLLTLESAWMADNRKPNSLQASMAKAKAGRSVVDITLRCVELAGALGYTEESLLEKWSRDAKILDIFEGTQQIQQLIVARRLLGKSSSELK from the coding sequence ATGATCAATCTTGAGGTCCCGGCCAAGGCGCGGGCACTGGTCAACCAGGCTTATCAGGCGGCGGCGGAGGTCTTCCGGCCCATCTCGCGGAAGTACGACCGCGCCGAGCACGCCTATCCGTCCGAATTGGACATGTTCGCGGCGCTGCTGGACGGGCTGAACTCCTCGGGCGAGGGCGGCGCGGGCGCGGCGGGCGTGCGGCGTGACGAGAAGGCGGACAAGAAAGCGTCCGGCAACCGCAACGGCGCGAACCTGAACGTCGCGCTGGGCACGATCGAGATGTGCTGGGGTGACGTCGGCCTGCTGCTGTCGATGCCGAGGCAGGGGCTGGGGAACGCGGCCATCGCGTCGGTGGCGAACGAGGAGCAGCTGGGCCGGTTCGCCAAGATCTGGGCGGCGATGGCGATCACCGAACCGGACTGCGGCTCGGACTCGGCGGCGATCAACACCACCGCCCGCCTGGACGGCGACGCCTACGTGCTCAACGGCGAGAAGATCTTCGTGACCTCGGGCGAGCGCGCCGACGCCGTGGTCGTCTGGGCCACTTTGGACAAGTCGAAGGGCCGCGCGGCGATCAAGAGCTTCGTGGTGGAGAAGGGCACGCCGGGGTTCGAGGTGGTGCGGCTGGAGCACAAGCTCGGCATCCGCGCGTCGGACACCGCGGTGCTGCGCTTCGACAACTGCCGCGTGCCGAAGGAAAACCTGCTGGGCACGCCGGAGATCGACACCAAGAAGGGGTTCGCGGGGGTCATGCAGACCTTCGACAACACCCGTCCGCTGGTGGCCGCGATGGCGGTCGGCGTCGCCAGGGCGGCGCTGGAGGAGACGGCCCGGATCCTGGCGGAAGCCGGCGTCACGGTCGACTACGACAAGCCGGCGCACCACCAGCACGCCGCCGCGGCCACGTACCTGGAGCTGGAGTCGGACTACGAGTCGGCTTACCTGCTGACGCTGGAATCGGCGTGGATGGCGGACAACCGGAAGCCGAACTCGTTGCAGGCGTCCATGGCCAAGGCGAAGGCGGGGCGGTCGGTCGTCGACATCACGCTGCGCTGCGTGGAACTGGCGGGGGCGCTGGGCTACACGGAAGAGTCCCTACTGGAAAAGTGGAGCCGCGACGCGAAGATCCTGGACATCTTCGAGGGGACGCAGCAGATCCAGCAACTGATCGTGGCGCGTCGCCTGCTGGGGAAGTCTTCGTCGGAACTGAAGTAA
- a CDS encoding TetR/AcrR family transcriptional regulator: MEPTPARGKRPRDRKNQLAGVAAELFRARGYHGVGINDIAAAAGVTGPALYRHFADKQAILAHVVLSGIDDMEAATAQAVSDSSVPGPEQIEALLTCLAGQAVERREIAALWRWEGRHLPRDDRREIRQRSGEVLASWAKSLQLVRPDLTPEDAELLCWAGLSVFGSVSVHHTSVAKRRFAQLLVELARRVLHTELPPAPETAPAPVPPGIGQPSRREQLLSAATELFSQRGFHAVSMEEIGAAAGITGPSVYRHFAGKSALVVAICRRAADRLALGAEHALRGSAPPDEREALRRLAESYVRTLTGSAELSVAFSGDPLNLPEQDQAELLRVQRDYVAQWVQLLSAVHPSLNAREAKITVHAALTIANDLARTRRVNARPNLPAELHMMMISVLDLG; the protein is encoded by the coding sequence ATGGAACCTACGCCCGCGCGTGGCAAACGGCCACGCGACCGCAAGAACCAGCTCGCCGGAGTGGCCGCCGAGCTGTTCCGCGCGCGGGGTTACCACGGGGTGGGCATCAACGACATCGCCGCCGCGGCCGGGGTCACCGGGCCCGCGCTGTACCGGCACTTCGCGGACAAGCAGGCGATCCTCGCGCACGTGGTGCTCTCCGGCATCGACGACATGGAGGCCGCGACCGCGCAGGCGGTCTCGGACAGCTCGGTGCCGGGTCCCGAGCAGATCGAGGCGTTGCTCACCTGCCTGGCCGGGCAGGCCGTGGAACGCCGGGAGATCGCCGCGCTCTGGCGTTGGGAGGGCAGGCACCTGCCCCGCGACGACCGGCGCGAGATCCGGCAGCGCTCGGGCGAGGTGCTCGCGTCGTGGGCGAAGTCACTCCAGCTGGTCCGCCCGGACCTGACGCCGGAGGACGCGGAACTGCTGTGCTGGGCGGGACTCAGCGTGTTCGGCAGCGTGTCCGTGCACCACACGAGCGTGGCGAAGCGCCGGTTCGCGCAACTGCTGGTCGAGCTGGCACGGCGCGTGCTGCACACCGAACTGCCCCCGGCACCGGAGACCGCGCCCGCGCCCGTCCCGCCGGGGATCGGGCAGCCGTCCCGCCGTGAGCAACTGCTCTCCGCCGCGACGGAGCTGTTCTCCCAGCGGGGTTTCCACGCGGTGAGCATGGAGGAGATCGGCGCCGCGGCCGGGATCACCGGGCCCAGCGTGTACCGGCACTTCGCCGGCAAGTCGGCACTGGTGGTGGCGATCTGCCGCCGGGCGGCGGACCGGCTGGCCCTCGGCGCCGAGCACGCCTTGCGCGGCAGCGCCCCGCCGGACGAACGCGAGGCGCTCCGCCGGCTCGCCGAGTCGTACGTGCGGACGCTGACCGGTTCGGCGGAGCTGAGCGTCGCCTTCTCCGGCGACCCGCTGAACCTGCCCGAGCAGGACCAGGCCGAACTGCTCCGGGTGCAGCGCGACTACGTGGCGCAGTGGGTGCAGCTGCTCTCGGCGGTCCACCCCTCGTTGAACGCGCGCGAAGCCAAGATCACCGTGCACGCCGCGCTCACCATCGCGAACGACCTCGCCCGCACGCGGCGGGTCAACGCCAGGCCGAATCTGCCCGCGGAGCTGCACATGATGATGATTTCGGTGCTCGACCTGGGCTGA
- a CDS encoding 3-hydroxyacyl-CoA dehydrogenase NAD-binding domain-containing protein, with product MTEAKTIRWEQDADGIVVLTLDDPKQSANTMNADFRESLGVVVDRLEAEKDNITGVVLTSAKKTFFAGGDLNDLIQAEPENAVEITESSGAMKGQMRRLEQLGRPVVAAINGAALGGGLELALSTHHRIAADVKGSQIGLPEVTLGLLPGGGGVVRTVRLLGIQSALLNVLLQGQRHKPAKALELGLVDELVGSVDELLPKAKEWIKANPEAVQPWDVKGHKIPGGTPSNPKFAANLPAFPANLRKQIKGANMPAPRAILSAAIEGAQVDFDTAQLVETRYFVHLATGQVAKNMTKAFFFDLQHINSGGSRPEGFEKYTAKKVGVLGAGMMGAAIAYVSAKAGIDVVLKDVSQEAAEKGKGYAVKLEQKALSRGKTTQEKSDELLARIKPTADPADFAGVDFVIEAVFESVELKHKVFGEIESIVNADAVLGSNTSTLPITSLAEGVQRTEDFIGIHFFSPVDKMPLVEIICGEKTSPATLAKVFDYTLQIRKTPIVVNDSRGFFTSRVIGTFINEAVAALGEGVAPASIEQAGAQAGYPAPPLQLMDELTLTLPRKIRLETKAAVEAEGGTWKGHASEAVIDRMVEEFDRKGRSSGAGFYEYDEEGKRTGLWPGLADAFKSGSGEVPFEDLKERMLFAEALETVKCFDEGVLTSVQDANIGSIFGIGFPAWTGGVIQYINQYEGGLAGFVARARELAERYGDHFLPPESLVAKAEKGEIFE from the coding sequence ATGACCGAAGCGAAGACCATCCGCTGGGAGCAGGACGCCGACGGCATCGTCGTGCTCACGCTGGACGACCCGAAGCAGTCGGCGAACACGATGAACGCCGACTTCCGCGAGTCGCTCGGGGTTGTCGTCGACCGCCTCGAAGCGGAGAAGGACAACATCACCGGCGTGGTGCTCACCTCGGCGAAGAAGACCTTCTTCGCCGGTGGTGACCTGAACGACCTGATCCAGGCGGAGCCGGAGAACGCGGTCGAGATCACCGAGAGCAGCGGCGCGATGAAGGGCCAGATGCGCCGGCTCGAGCAGCTCGGCCGCCCGGTCGTGGCCGCGATCAACGGGGCCGCCCTCGGCGGTGGCCTGGAGCTGGCGCTGTCCACGCACCACCGCATCGCGGCCGACGTGAAGGGCAGTCAGATCGGCCTGCCCGAGGTCACCCTCGGCCTGCTGCCCGGTGGCGGCGGCGTGGTGCGGACCGTGCGCCTGCTCGGCATCCAGAGCGCGCTGCTGAACGTGCTGCTGCAGGGCCAGCGGCACAAGCCGGCCAAGGCGCTGGAGCTGGGCCTGGTGGACGAGCTGGTGGGCAGCGTGGACGAGCTGCTGCCGAAGGCCAAGGAGTGGATCAAGGCCAATCCCGAGGCCGTGCAGCCGTGGGACGTCAAGGGCCACAAGATCCCCGGCGGCACGCCGTCGAACCCGAAGTTCGCGGCGAACCTGCCCGCGTTCCCGGCCAACCTGCGCAAGCAGATCAAGGGCGCGAACATGCCGGCGCCGCGGGCCATCCTGTCCGCCGCGATCGAGGGCGCGCAGGTCGACTTCGACACCGCGCAGCTGGTCGAGACCCGGTACTTCGTGCACCTGGCCACCGGTCAGGTGGCGAAGAACATGACCAAGGCGTTCTTCTTCGACCTGCAGCACATCAACTCCGGCGGTTCGCGGCCGGAGGGGTTCGAGAAGTACACCGCGAAGAAGGTCGGCGTGCTCGGCGCCGGGATGATGGGCGCGGCCATCGCGTACGTCTCGGCGAAGGCCGGGATCGACGTGGTGCTCAAGGACGTTTCGCAGGAAGCGGCCGAGAAGGGCAAGGGCTACGCGGTCAAGCTGGAGCAGAAGGCGCTCTCGCGCGGCAAGACCACGCAGGAGAAGTCGGACGAGCTGCTGGCGCGCATCAAGCCGACCGCGGACCCGGCCGACTTCGCCGGGGTCGACTTCGTGATCGAGGCCGTGTTCGAGAGCGTCGAGCTGAAGCACAAGGTGTTCGGCGAGATCGAGAGCATCGTCAACGCGGACGCGGTGCTGGGCTCCAACACCTCGACCCTGCCGATCACCTCGCTCGCCGAGGGCGTGCAGCGGACCGAGGACTTCATCGGCATCCACTTCTTCTCGCCGGTGGACAAGATGCCGCTGGTCGAGATCATCTGCGGGGAGAAGACCTCGCCGGCCACGCTGGCCAAGGTGTTCGACTACACGCTGCAGATCCGCAAGACCCCGATCGTGGTCAACGACAGCCGCGGCTTCTTCACCTCGCGGGTGATCGGCACGTTCATCAACGAGGCCGTCGCCGCGCTGGGTGAGGGCGTCGCGCCCGCGTCGATCGAGCAGGCGGGTGCGCAGGCCGGGTACCCGGCGCCGCCGCTGCAGCTGATGGACGAGCTGACGCTGACCCTGCCGCGCAAGATCCGGCTGGAGACGAAGGCCGCGGTCGAGGCCGAGGGCGGCACGTGGAAGGGACACGCCTCCGAGGCGGTCATCGACCGCATGGTGGAGGAGTTCGACCGCAAGGGCCGGTCCTCCGGTGCGGGCTTCTACGAGTACGACGAAGAGGGTAAGCGGACCGGGCTGTGGCCGGGGCTGGCCGACGCGTTCAAGTCGGGTTCCGGCGAGGTGCCGTTCGAGGACCTCAAGGAGCGCATGCTCTTCGCCGAGGCGCTGGAGACGGTGAAGTGCTTCGACGAGGGCGTGCTGACCTCGGTGCAGGACGCGAACATCGGGTCCATCTTCGGCATCGGCTTCCCGGCGTGGACCGGTGGCGTCATCCAGTACATCAACCAGTACGAGGGTGGCCTGGCCGGTTTCGTGGCGCGGGCGCGTGAGCTGGCCGAGCGCTACGGCGACCACTTCCTGCCGCCGGAGTCGCTGGTGGCGAAGGCCGAGAAGGGCGAGATCTTCGAGTAA
- a CDS encoding acyl-CoA dehydrogenase family protein, translated as MGLGLAALTKLAGVKAIDRAGLRKPIESLVSSATRGGFKAAGAAGRSFKAIQRRDAPERLSAAPDSGQFDLTPSEEQQMIVETVREFAAEQLRPAAAEADAKLTTPDGLLTRAAELGVTLVGIPEELGGVGTERSVVTGALVAEALAHGDLGLAVAVLAPSAVSTALVSWGDAEQQATYLPAFVGENVPAAALALQERAPLYDPFKPGTKARRTPHGYKVDGVKSLVPRAAQAELFVVSADLEGRGPALFIVESSNAGVSIEGEPAMGLRGAATGKLHLDGVSLPASALLGGGKPEVFAELVRLSRLGWAALAAGTAKAVLDYVIPYVNERQAFGEPVSHRQGVAFQVADIGIELEGLRLVTLRAAARAEQGKPYAREVALARKLAADKGMKIGSAGVQLLGGHGFVKEHPVERWYRDLRAAGVLEGSVLL; from the coding sequence ATGGGCCTTGGCCTCGCCGCGCTGACCAAGCTCGCGGGGGTCAAGGCGATCGACCGGGCCGGGCTGCGCAAGCCGATCGAGTCGCTGGTCTCGTCGGCGACCCGCGGCGGGTTCAAGGCCGCCGGTGCCGCCGGGCGCTCGTTCAAGGCGATCCAGCGGCGTGACGCACCCGAGCGGCTGTCGGCGGCGCCGGACAGCGGGCAGTTCGACCTCACCCCGTCCGAAGAGCAGCAGATGATCGTGGAGACGGTCCGCGAGTTCGCCGCCGAGCAGCTGCGGCCCGCGGCCGCCGAGGCCGACGCGAAGCTGACCACGCCGGACGGCCTGCTCACGCGCGCCGCCGAACTGGGCGTGACGCTGGTGGGCATTCCCGAGGAGCTGGGCGGCGTCGGCACCGAGCGCTCGGTGGTGACCGGGGCGCTGGTCGCCGAGGCGCTCGCGCACGGCGACCTCGGGCTGGCGGTCGCGGTGCTGGCCCCGTCCGCGGTGAGCACGGCGCTGGTTTCCTGGGGTGACGCCGAGCAGCAGGCCACCTATCTTCCGGCGTTCGTCGGGGAGAACGTGCCCGCCGCCGCGTTGGCCCTGCAGGAGCGCGCGCCGCTGTACGACCCGTTCAAGCCGGGCACCAAGGCCCGCCGCACCCCGCACGGGTACAAAGTGGACGGTGTGAAGTCGCTGGTCCCGCGCGCCGCGCAGGCCGAGCTCTTCGTGGTGTCGGCGGATCTCGAAGGCCGCGGGCCCGCGCTGTTCATCGTGGAATCTTCGAACGCGGGCGTGAGTATCGAGGGCGAGCCCGCGATGGGCCTGCGTGGCGCGGCCACCGGGAAGCTGCACCTGGACGGGGTCTCGCTGCCCGCGTCGGCGCTGCTCGGTGGTGGCAAGCCGGAGGTTTTCGCCGAACTGGTGCGGCTTTCGCGGCTCGGCTGGGCCGCGCTCGCGGCGGGTACGGCGAAGGCCGTGCTGGACTACGTGATCCCGTACGTCAACGAGCGGCAGGCGTTCGGCGAACCGGTCAGCCACCGGCAGGGCGTGGCGTTCCAGGTCGCCGACATCGGCATCGAGCTGGAGGGCCTGCGCCTGGTCACCCTGCGCGCGGCGGCGCGCGCCGAGCAGGGCAAGCCGTACGCGCGGGAGGTCGCGCTGGCGCGGAAACTGGCCGCGGACAAGGGCATGAAGATCGGCAGCGCCGGGGTGCAGCTGCTCGGCGGGCACGGCTTCGTCAAGGAGCACCCGGTCGAGCGGTGGTACCGCGACCTGCGGGCGGCCGGTGTTCTCGAAGGCTCGGTCCTTCTCTGA
- a CDS encoding acetyl-CoA C-acetyltransferase produces MSSEAYIYEALRTPRGKNKGGALHGTKPVDLVVGLIDELKVRHPNLDPAVIDDIVLGVVSPVGEQGGDIARTAALVAGLPETVAGVQLNRFCASGLEATNIAAQKVRSGWDRLVIGGGVESMSRVPMGSDGGALFMDPSTAYDNYIVPQGIGADLIATIEGFSREDVDAFAVRSQEKAEAAWSGGYFSKSVVPVKDINGVTILDHDEHRRPGTSIEGLAKLKPAFTTIGDMGGFDAVALQKYHSVEKIDHVHTGGNSSGIVDGAAIVLVGGEEIGKQYGLTPRARIVATAAVGSEPTIMLTGPTPATKKVLATAGLTVDDIDLFELNEAFASVVLKWIKDLNLPEEKVNVNGGAIAMGHPLGATGAMLVGTVVDELERRQARRALVTLCIGGGMGVATIIERV; encoded by the coding sequence GTGAGCAGTGAGGCGTACATCTACGAGGCGCTCCGCACGCCTCGCGGCAAGAACAAGGGCGGTGCGCTCCACGGCACCAAGCCGGTCGACCTGGTGGTCGGCCTGATCGACGAGCTGAAGGTGCGCCACCCGAACCTCGACCCCGCGGTGATCGACGACATCGTGCTCGGCGTCGTCTCGCCCGTCGGTGAGCAGGGCGGTGACATCGCCCGCACCGCGGCGCTGGTGGCCGGCCTGCCCGAGACCGTGGCGGGCGTGCAGCTGAACCGCTTCTGCGCCTCCGGCCTGGAGGCCACCAACATCGCCGCGCAGAAGGTGCGCTCCGGCTGGGACCGCCTGGTGATCGGCGGCGGTGTGGAGTCGATGTCGCGGGTACCGATGGGCTCGGACGGCGGGGCGCTGTTCATGGACCCGTCCACCGCGTACGACAACTACATCGTGCCGCAGGGCATCGGCGCCGACCTGATCGCGACCATCGAGGGCTTCTCGCGCGAAGACGTGGACGCGTTCGCCGTCCGCTCGCAGGAGAAGGCCGAAGCGGCCTGGTCCGGCGGGTACTTCTCGAAGTCGGTCGTGCCGGTCAAGGACATCAACGGCGTGACCATCCTCGACCACGACGAGCACCGCCGCCCCGGCACCTCGATCGAGGGCTTGGCCAAGCTCAAGCCCGCCTTCACCACCATCGGTGACATGGGCGGCTTCGACGCGGTGGCGCTGCAGAAGTACCACTCGGTGGAGAAGATCGACCACGTGCACACCGGCGGCAACTCGTCGGGCATCGTCGACGGCGCCGCGATCGTGCTGGTCGGCGGCGAGGAGATCGGCAAGCAGTACGGCCTGACCCCGCGGGCGCGCATCGTCGCCACCGCCGCGGTCGGCTCCGAGCCGACGATCATGCTGACCGGCCCCACCCCGGCCACCAAGAAGGTGCTGGCCACCGCCGGGCTCACGGTCGACGACATCGACCTGTTCGAGCTGAACGAGGCCTTCGCCTCGGTGGTGCTCAAGTGGATCAAGGACCTGAACCTGCCGGAGGAGAAGGTCAACGTCAACGGCGGCGCCATCGCGATGGGCCACCCGCTGGGCGCCACCGGCGCGATGCTGGTCGGCACCGTGGTGGACGAGCTGGAGCGCCGTCAGGCCCGTCGTGCGCTGGTCACCCTGTGCATCGGCGGCGGCATGGGCGTCGCGACCATCATCGAGCGGGTGTGA
- a CDS encoding type II toxin-antitoxin system RelE/ParE family toxin — protein MSYEVELTGCAEKFLDKLSKGQPRDVEALENAIEDLATEPRPSGCRKLSGCDGVMRVRVGGYRIYYTIDDGKLVVLVIVISTRDNVYEAVRRQLGR, from the coding sequence GTGTCGTACGAGGTCGAACTCACCGGCTGCGCCGAGAAGTTCCTGGACAAACTGAGCAAGGGGCAGCCACGGGATGTGGAGGCCCTGGAAAACGCGATCGAGGATCTCGCGACCGAACCGAGGCCGTCCGGCTGCCGCAAGCTGAGCGGTTGCGACGGGGTGATGCGGGTTCGTGTTGGTGGCTACCGAATCTACTACACGATCGACGACGGCAAGCTGGTGGTGCTGGTCATCGTCATCAGCACGCGCGACAACGTCTATGAGGCGGTCAGGCGGCAGCTCGGGCGGTGA